The following are encoded in a window of Streptococcus pasteurianus genomic DNA:
- a CDS encoding HD domain-containing protein, protein MNEKVFRDPVHNYITVNHQIIYDLINSKEFQRLRRVKQVSTTVFTFHGAEHSRFSHCLGVYEIARRVTEIFDDKFPDIWNSDDNLLTMVAGLLHDVGHGAYSHTFEKLFDTDHEAVTQKIITSPDTEVNTILRRVSPDFPEKVASVINHTYHNKQVVQLISSQIDCDRMDYLLRDSYYSGANYGQFDLNRILRVIRPTEDGIVFEYNGMHAVEDYIVSRFQMYMQVYFHPASRGMEVLLQNLLKRAKYLYQTDTDFFERTSPNLIPFLENHANLADYLALDDGVMNTYFQTWMTAEDEILADLASRFVNRKVFKSVTFEESSRKELSHLVDLVQSVGFDPDYYTGIHVNFDLPYDIYRPEKEEPRTEINMIQKDGSVVELSTISPIVKALTGTIYGDQRFYFPKEMLVDNDLFAIDKKAFMSYISNEHFVYHN, encoded by the coding sequence ATGAATGAAAAAGTATTTCGTGACCCTGTTCACAACTATATAACTGTCAATCATCAGATTATTTACGACCTTATCAATAGTAAAGAGTTTCAGCGCCTACGACGAGTCAAACAAGTTTCGACAACTGTTTTTACCTTTCATGGTGCAGAACACAGCCGCTTCTCACACTGTTTAGGTGTTTACGAGATTGCAAGACGTGTGACTGAAATTTTTGATGACAAATTTCCTGATATTTGGAATTCTGATGACAATCTCTTAACGATGGTGGCTGGGCTTTTACATGATGTCGGGCATGGTGCGTATTCACACACTTTCGAAAAACTCTTTGATACCGACCACGAAGCCGTTACACAAAAGATTATCACCAGTCCAGATACTGAAGTCAATACTATCTTGCGTCGCGTCTCTCCTGATTTTCCAGAAAAAGTCGCTAGTGTTATCAACCACACTTATCATAATAAACAAGTTGTCCAACTCATTTCTAGCCAAATTGACTGTGACCGCATGGACTACCTTTTGCGCGATTCTTACTATAGCGGCGCTAATTATGGTCAATTTGACTTGAATCGCATTTTACGTGTGATTCGCCCAACTGAAGACGGTATTGTTTTTGAATACAATGGCATGCACGCCGTTGAGGACTATATTGTCAGTCGTTTCCAAATGTATATGCAAGTGTATTTTCACCCTGCTAGTCGCGGAATGGAAGTATTGTTACAAAATCTTTTAAAACGTGCAAAATACCTTTACCAGACTGATACCGATTTCTTTGAAAGAACATCACCAAATCTGATTCCATTTTTAGAAAATCATGCTAACTTAGCTGATTATCTTGCTTTAGATGATGGGGTGATGAATACCTATTTTCAAACTTGGATGACTGCTGAAGATGAGATTTTGGCTGATTTGGCAAGCCGTTTTGTTAATCGTAAAGTCTTTAAATCGGTGACTTTCGAAGAATCGTCACGCAAAGAACTCAGTCACCTTGTTGACCTTGTCCAATCTGTTGGTTTTGATCCTGATTATTACACAGGTATCCATGTCAATTTTGACTTGCCTTATGACATTTACCGTCCTGAAAAAGAAGAACCCAGAACCGAGATTAACATGATTCAAAAAGACGGTTCTGTTGTAGAATTATCAACAATTTCACCAATCGTCAAAGCCTTAACTGGTACTATTTATGGCGACCAACGATTCTATTTTCCAAAAGAAATGCTAGTTGATAACGACCTATTTGCCATTGATAAGAAAGCCTTTATGAGCTATATTTCAAACGAACATTTTGTTTATCATAATTAA
- a CDS encoding DUF1934 domain-containing protein — protein sequence MKLHIKNKIDLDGQVELVEQSYPVKLTEKNGHIYLAYTNEEEETVMLKCNEQELVMTRYSTPKSIMRFHRDNPALVAIPTPVGLQHLQTQTSIYELDVEQQHLKIHYQLKQVDGESVFANYQLEIHWV from the coding sequence ATGAAACTTCACATTAAGAATAAAATTGATTTGGATGGACAGGTTGAGCTGGTTGAACAATCTTATCCTGTCAAATTAACGGAAAAAAATGGGCATATTTACCTTGCTTATACCAATGAGGAAGAAGAAACCGTGATGCTCAAATGCAACGAGCAAGAGTTGGTCATGACACGTTATTCAACGCCGAAATCAATTATGCGTTTTCACCGTGACAATCCTGCTCTGGTTGCTATTCCGACGCCAGTAGGCTTACAGCATTTACAAACGCAAACAAGTATTTATGAGTTGGATGTTGAACAACAACATCTTAAAATTCATTATCAACTCAAACAAGTTGATGGAGAGAGTGTTTTTGCAAATTATCAGCTAGAAATTCATTGGGTATAA
- the yidA gene encoding sugar-phosphatase, whose amino-acid sequence MSIKLVAVDIDGTLLTNDRKVTPEVFEAVQDAKKQGVKVIIATGRPIPGVQTLLDELNLKESGDYVITFNGGLVQDTATGENIITETMTYDDYLDIEFLSRKLDVHMHAITKEGIFTANRNIGKYTVHESTLVNMPIFYRTPEEMGDKEIIKMMFIDEPEILDAAIAKIPQEFYDKYTIVKSTPFYLEFMNKTASKGNAITHLAEKMGLSKDQTMAIGDAENDRAMLEAVGNPVVMENGTPELKEIAKYITKSNEESGVAYALREWVLK is encoded by the coding sequence ATGTCTATTAAATTAGTCGCTGTCGATATCGACGGCACACTTTTGACCAATGACCGCAAAGTCACACCTGAAGTTTTTGAAGCCGTTCAAGATGCTAAAAAACAAGGTGTTAAAGTCATCATTGCTACTGGACGTCCAATTCCAGGCGTTCAAACACTTCTCGATGAATTAAACCTGAAAGAATCAGGCGATTATGTCATCACTTTCAATGGTGGTTTAGTCCAAGATACCGCTACTGGTGAGAACATTATCACTGAAACCATGACTTACGATGATTATCTTGATATTGAATTCCTTAGCCGTAAGTTAGATGTTCATATGCACGCTATTACCAAAGAAGGTATCTTCACTGCAAACCGCAACATTGGTAAATACACTGTTCACGAATCAACCTTGGTTAACATGCCAATTTTTTACCGTACTCCAGAAGAAATGGGCGATAAAGAAATTATTAAAATGATGTTTATCGATGAACCTGAAATTCTTGATGCTGCAATCGCTAAAATTCCACAAGAATTTTATGACAAATACACCATTGTCAAATCAACCCCATTCTACCTAGAATTCATGAACAAAACTGCTAGCAAAGGCAATGCCATTACACACCTTGCCGAAAAAATGGGACTTAGCAAAGACCAAACCATGGCTATTGGCGATGCTGAAAACGACCGTGCCATGCTTGAAGCCGTTGGTAACCCTGTTGTCATGGAAAATGGTACACCAGAACTCAAAGAAATCGCTAAATATATTACAAAATCAAATGAAGAAAGTGGCGTTGCATACGCCCTTAGAGAGTGGGTCTTAAAATAA